The Gossypium hirsutum isolate 1008001.06 chromosome D06, Gossypium_hirsutum_v2.1, whole genome shotgun sequence genome contains the following window.
TTGATAGATGAATCATAAGACCCAATGTCTTGCTTTGGGGAACATTAATGTTATTTATTAAGGAGAAGGATGGTACTATGAAAATGTGTGTTGACTACCGACAATTGAACAAGttaacgataaagaataagtatccgttgccgaggaTCGATGACTTTTTTGATCAGTTTCGAGGGGCATCAATGTTTTATAAGATCGACTTGAGATTTGGGTACCATCAATTGAAAGTGGATGAATCTGATGTGCATACGACTgcatttaggacttgttatggacattatgagtttctaattatgccttttggtctgactaATGCACCGACCGCATTCATAGATCTCATGAATAGATTGTTTCAGCTATATATGGATCAGTTTGTTGTAGTGTTTATCAATGATATTCTATTATACTCTAAGCCCGAGGTCGAgtatgatgagcatcttagagtggtTTTACAGATTCTCTGAGAAAATaagctctatgctaagttgagtaagcgtgagttctggttgagggaggtaatgtttttgggacatgtggtttctACCAAGGGTATCCATGTGGACCCAAAAAAGATAAAGGTTATTCTTGAGTGGAAACAACCTAAGTGTGTATCAGAAATTTAGAGTTTTCTTGGTCTTGTAGggtattatcggagatttgtggAAGGGTTTTTGTTAATCACAACTCCTTTGACCAAGCTGTTGCATAAGAATGCTTCTTTCAAGTGGGCTAATGATCAGCAAGGAAGCTTTGAAAAGCATAAGTCAGTGTTGACTCAGGCACCCAATTTGATACGACCTGAATATGGGAATGAGAGTATGTTGTGTACAATGATGCATCACACATTGGTTTTAgttgtgttctgatgcaggaaggtaaggttgtggcttatgcttctagacaacTCAAGCTGCATGAGGGAAACTATCCAATGCATGAATTAGAGTTAACGGTAGAGGTTTTTGCtctaaaaatctggaggcattatctatacggtgaaaaatgtattatttacactgatcacaaaagcctcaagtatctcctcactcagaatgAGTTGAATCTTAAGCAACGTAGAaagattgagttgcttaaggattgtGACTGTACTGTTGGGTACCATCTtggtaaggccaatatggtggtCGATTCTTTGAGTAGAAGGTTGATGACCAAGTTGAGAGTGATGTTTGCTCGATTAAGTCTGTATGAGGATGGTGGATTGTTGGTAGAGTTGCAAGTTAAGATGACTTAGGTTGATGAGATTAGAAATAAATAGCTTTTGGATGAGTCTTTAGTTCTTCGAGTTAAGCAGATTGAAGAGGGTAAGATTTCAGACTTCATGTTTAATTTTGAAGGTATTCTATGCTACCGAGGCCGTGTATGTATGCCGAATGATAGTGATCTGAAACAGTCTATACTGCAAGAAGCACATAGTAGGCCCTATGGTATGCATCCCGACAGGAATAAGATGTACCATGATCTTCGAGATTTGTATTGGTGCCCTGGGTTGAAGAGGGTAGTAACTGATTTTGTGGCTCATTGTCTTACGTGGCAGCAAGTTAAGGTTGAACATCAACTTCCTTCTGGTTTGTTGTAACATGTTAAGATTCCGCAGTGGAAATGTGAATGaatgactatggattttgttaatGGGTTTCCCTTGACacctactaagaaagattctatttgggttattatggatcaattgaccaagtctgcctATTTTCTTCCAGTTTGGCCTGATTACTCTTTTCATAAGTTAGCTAAATTGTATATCTGTGAGATCGTAAGACTCTATGGGGTTCATGTATCGTTTATCTCATATTAGTACCCTAATTTCACATCatgatttttgaagaaattgtatgAGGTTGTGGGTACTTAGTTGGACTTCAGTACATAATTCCATCTATAGATTGTTGGATAGTCCGAGAAGGTAATTCAGGTTCTAGAGGATATGCTACGAATTTGTGTTCTTGATTTTCATTATAGTTGGGAAGAGTTTTTACCACTAGatgagtttgcctataataatagttttcaatccaATATTTAGacggcaccttacgaggcttagTATGGTTGTAAGTTTTGTACACCATTGTGTTGGACAAATTTAGGCAAAAGGAAAATTATGGGTCTGGATCTAGTAATCGAGATTgaggataaggttagactgatttGAGATCAGTTAAAGGCAGCATCGGATAGACAGACATCTTATGCAGATCTTAAGAGGAATGATATCGCGTTTGCTGTGGAGGATCAGGTTTTTCTAAAGGCATGTTTGGACGTAAAGTGAGTTGAGCCCCAGGTTTATCGGGCGTTATCGGATTTTAAGGCATGTAGGGCCAGTTGgatatcagttggagctacctcctgAGTTAGACTGCATCCATGATTTCTTTCGTGTCTCTATGTTAATGCAGTATTAGTCTGATCCATCTCATATTGTTCTGGTTGAAGAGATCAAGGTAAGACCCAATTTGTCTTTTTAGGAAGAGCCGGTACAAATTCTAGATGATAGGGTAAAAGTCTTGAGAAGGAGGAGTATCTTTTTGGTTAAGGTTCTATGGCGGAATCATGGTGCTAAAGAAGCCACCTAAGAGCCAGAAGACTTGACGCGTCatcaataccctcatctgtttgaacCAGGTAAAtcttgaggacgaaatttctttaaactagggagagttgtaatgccccaagtTTCTTATAATTCTGAATTGTTAAATTGTGTAAAGAAAATTAATATGttctagtggttaagtgttctggatgTGTACTTGAAGTCAAGTgttcaattccttctcattgaattttggttattttctcCCTATATCTAGCTAGCCACACATAACTTATATGTAATTTACGTTTAATTGTTgacaagaatgagcctactggtttagTGGTAAAGTCTTAGCTTAACCTTAGGTTCCTGTTCGAAACCCGAAAAATTCACATGCGAAGAAGATGATGGAATCTATGGACTCTTGGGATGTTTTTCTTGGATTTTATGGAGATTTAAAGCTTGGATATTGATGAGAATAAAAAGATTAGAGTTAGAAAATCAAAAATCGAATGAGAGAGCAAGAGAGAACAAGGGACGACACAAGAATGAGGGAGAAGAAAACAAACGTGAAAATAAAACTAGCTGGGGGAAAATATAGGgtgaattttaaaatctggtcTAATTGCCTCTTAAAAACTCTAAGTTTTAACTCTTTTACGAATAagttctattttcaaaattaaaggtatttaaaactcattttcaggaattgatttaattttctaaaatgcATAATCGAAAATATTACCGATATACCATGTCAAAAAATTCTAAACACTCTAAGGTTAAAATTCCTAaattacccctaaaactcctaagccctattttggggtgttaaaaatctccccctctaaaaagaatttcgtccttgaaattccCTACTAACACGTCACTTGCTTAATCAAAAAATTTCTACTTCTACTTCTAAACTCACCATTACCCTTTCGTTGCACACTTTGATTCCTATTCTACCTATCTTTCTACCACTTTCTTTAATGATTCTATTCACTACCACGAGCTATTCTACAGTAACTTCTCCAACAATTTCCTCTATTCACTATGACACTCTAATCTAAAGAAATCATACCCATTTTTCCTAATTCACTAGTTACTATTAGGATTTTCCACTTATTAGCTAAATCACTCATAATTTACTGAGGCGTAGAACTTAAATCTACCGACGAGAATAAAAGAAGCGGTCACAAGAAAAAAAATACCTGCAATCTCAATGTTCGAGTCTTGATCTTGTGGTTCCCTAATAGTATAAACTCAAGTTGAACCTCCAGACTCAACCTGTGTAGCAACAGTATGAGCAACAATTAGCTGCCGAGATGATCTCTCATTACCTCTACCGCGACCATGACCTCTAGCAAGCGCAGACACTGGCGTAGAACATTAAGTCTATGAAACCTCAACTCTGTTTGGACAATCCCTCAGAAATTGTTCATTtgaaccacacttaaaacaacCACCTATCAAATTATGACACTCACCCGAATGCCTACGCTCACAATGAGCATAAAGCGACCATCCAGAACCACACGACGAACCGCCAGTACTAACTACAACATTATCTTGCTGCCCAAACTGAATTGGTCATAAATCGTGTCGTGCACTCCCATTAGAACCTAGAATATCATGTCTTCTCTTAGATATTCGTCCAGGGGCACCATCAAATGCTCTCTTACCAAAATCAGCTACCACAGAACAATGCGGCTCAGCCAAAGTCTCCTCAATACTTTGGCTTTCTCAACTAACTCATCAAACATCTCTATGTTCTGAACTACCAAGTAAACACGAATCTCATGATTAATCCCAAATCGAAACCTCTTACAACGGTCTCTCTCAGAAAGTATCATCTTAGGAGCATACTGTTTAAGTAGCACAAACTTAGCCTCATAATCAGTCACTGACAAATCTCCCTGAaccaaatctaaaaatttacgcTTACGAGCCTCCATATAATGTTCACTTATAAACCTCCTCTTAATAACCTTGAGAAAGTAATTCCAAATCAATCTATCAGAAATAGTACCTCTTCTAACCATATTCCACCAACGATGAGCCTCACATCGAGTAAAGATACAACCCAACCCAACTTCTCATTGTCAGAACAGGACATCTGCTCGAGGATCCTTTCAATCCCTTCTAACCAGTACTCAGCTACGTTCGAATCATTACCTTTCACTCCAGAAAATTCCTTACCACCCAGTGCCCAAAGACGTTCAAGCGACAACCCTTGGTTAACAGGTGCAGAAGCAAGGTTAGCACCAGCAATATGCTGAAACGCCCCTATCATAGCTTCTATCAGAGAGCCTACACCTTCATCAGGTATGTTCACTCTACATGGCGGTACAGTAGGTGCAGAAGATGTATCATCCTTTTGAGAAATAGCTCTGACATTAAGACGTCTAAGAGGCAtatctaatctaatctaatctaatctaatctaatctaatctaacatacaaacaaacaaataagcAATGTGAGTGGCGAGGATATGATCCAAGTCTCGTTCTTGCAGgtaaaatttaggattaaaggAAATGTGTTCTCGTTTCTACCCCACATGCAATTCAATCAAGGACA
Protein-coding sequences here:
- the LOC107900089 gene encoding uncharacterized protein codes for the protein MCVDYRQLNKLTIKNKYPLPRIDDFFDQFRGASMFYKIDLRFGYHQLKVDESDVHTTAFRTWYYRRFVEGFLLITTPLTKLLHKNASFKWANDQQGSFEKHKKNELNLKQRRKIELLKDCDCTVGYHLGKANMVVDSLSRRLMTKLRVMFARLSLYEDGGLLIEEGKISDFMFNFEGILCYRGRVCMPNDSDLKQSILQEAHSRPYGMHPDRNKMYHDLRDLYWCPGLKRVVTDFVAHCLTWQQVKVEHQLPSGLL